In Pongo pygmaeus isolate AG05252 chromosome 13, NHGRI_mPonPyg2-v2.0_pri, whole genome shotgun sequence, one genomic interval encodes:
- the IDNK gene encoding probable gluconokinase isoform X1 translates to MAAPGALLVMGVSGSGKSTVGALLASELGWKFYDADDYHPEENRRKMGKGIPLNDQDRIPWLCNLHDILLRDVASGQHVVLACSALKKMYRDILTQGKDGVALKCEESGKEAKQAEMQLLVVHLSGSFEVISGRLLKREGHFMPPELLQSQFKTLEPPAAPENFIQISVDKNVSEIIATIMETLKMK, encoded by the exons ATGGCGGCGCCGGGCGCGCTGCTGGTGATGGGCGTGAGCGGCTCGGGGAA ATCCACCGTGGGCGCCCTGCTGGCATCTGAG CTGGGATGGAAATTCTATGATGCTGATGACTATCACCCGGAGGAAAATCGAAGGAAGATGGGAAAAGGCATACCGCTCAATGACCAG gacCGGATTCCATGGCTCTGTAACTTGCATGACATTTTACTAAG AGATGTAGCCTCGGGACAGCATGTGGTTCTAGCCTGTTCAGCCCTGAAGAAAATGTACAGAGACATATTAACACAAGGAAAAGATGGTGTAGCTCTGAAGTGTGAGGAGTCGGGAAAGGAAGCAAAGCAGGCTGAGATGCAGCTCCTGGTGGTCCATCTGAGTGGGTCGTTTGAGGTCATCTCTGGACGCTTACTCAAAAGAGAGGGACATTTTATGCCCCCTGAATTATTGCAGTCGCAGTTCAAGACTCTGGAGCCCCCAGCAGCTCCAGAAAACTTTATCCAAATAAGTGTGGACAAAAATGTTTCAGAGATAATTGCTACAATTATGGAAACcctaaaaatgaaatga
- the IDNK gene encoding probable gluconokinase isoform X3, which translates to MKKPRPAAAAPSPRPPACSRGAHPGTASELRVPALRRGGCADRRLREEAAPEEAAAGPRRSTVGALLASELGWKFYDADDYHPEENRRKMGKGIPLNDQDRIPWLCNLHDILLRDVASGQHVVLACSALKKMYRDILTQGKDGVALKCEESGKEAKQAEMQLLVVHLSGSFEVISGRLLKREGHFMPPELLQSQFKTLEPPAAPENFIQISVDKNVSEIIATIMETLKMK; encoded by the exons atgaagaaaccgaggcCCGCGGCTGCCGCGCCCTCTCCCCGCCCTCCAGCCTGCTCGCGGGGCGCCCATCCTGGGACCGCATCCGAGCTCCGGGTTCCCGCTCTAAGACGGGGAGGCTGCGCCGACCGCAGGCTCAGGGAGGAAGCCGCTCCTGAAGAGGCGGCTGCGGGGCCGCGTAG ATCCACCGTGGGCGCCCTGCTGGCATCTGAG CTGGGATGGAAATTCTATGATGCTGATGACTATCACCCGGAGGAAAATCGAAGGAAGATGGGAAAAGGCATACCGCTCAATGACCAG gacCGGATTCCATGGCTCTGTAACTTGCATGACATTTTACTAAG AGATGTAGCCTCGGGACAGCATGTGGTTCTAGCCTGTTCAGCCCTGAAGAAAATGTACAGAGACATATTAACACAAGGAAAAGATGGTGTAGCTCTGAAGTGTGAGGAGTCGGGAAAGGAAGCAAAGCAGGCTGAGATGCAGCTCCTGGTGGTCCATCTGAGTGGGTCGTTTGAGGTCATCTCTGGACGCTTACTCAAAAGAGAGGGACATTTTATGCCCCCTGAATTATTGCAGTCGCAGTTCAAGACTCTGGAGCCCCCAGCAGCTCCAGAAAACTTTATCCAAATAAGTGTGGACAAAAATGTTTCAGAGATAATTGCTACAATTATGGAAACcctaaaaatgaaatga
- the IDNK gene encoding probable gluconokinase isoform X2 — protein sequence MGKGIPLNDQDRIPWLCNLHDILLRDVASGQHVVLACSALKKMYRDILTQGKDGVALKCEESGKEAKQAEMQLLVVHLSGSFEVISGRLLKREGHFMPPELLQSQFKTLEPPAAPENFIQISVDKNVSEIIATIMETLKMK from the exons ATGGGAAAAGGCATACCGCTCAATGACCAG gacCGGATTCCATGGCTCTGTAACTTGCATGACATTTTACTAAG AGATGTAGCCTCGGGACAGCATGTGGTTCTAGCCTGTTCAGCCCTGAAGAAAATGTACAGAGACATATTAACACAAGGAAAAGATGGTGTAGCTCTGAAGTGTGAGGAGTCGGGAAAGGAAGCAAAGCAGGCTGAGATGCAGCTCCTGGTGGTCCATCTGAGTGGGTCGTTTGAGGTCATCTCTGGACGCTTACTCAAAAGAGAGGGACATTTTATGCCCCCTGAATTATTGCAGTCGCAGTTCAAGACTCTGGAGCCCCCAGCAGCTCCAGAAAACTTTATCCAAATAAGTGTGGACAAAAATGTTTCAGAGATAATTGCTACAATTATGGAAACcctaaaaatgaaatga